The Streptomyces camelliae genome window below encodes:
- a CDS encoding nicotinate phosphoribosyltransferase — MNTADLGLPVDVPSTALFTDQYELTMLQAALKAGTAERRSVFEVFTRRLPEGRRYGVVAGTGRVLDAVENFRFDADVLAFLRERNIVDEETLAWLADYRFGGDVWGYPEGEVYFPGSPVMRVEGTFAECVLLETVILSILNHDSAIAAAASRMASAAGERPLIEMGARRTHELAAVAASRAAYVGGFATTSDLAAGFRYGIPTVGTSAHAFTLLHDHERDAFRAQVETLGRGTTLLVDTYDVAEAVRTAVEVAGPELGAVRIDSGDLLLVAHRVRQQLDELGATNTRIVVTSDLDEYAIASLAAAPVDAYGVGTQLVTGSGHPTCSMVYKLVARAESGDPKAPLVPVAKKSSGGKASVGGRKWAARRLDEDGVAEAEVVGTGPVPTELADRQLLVELIKGGDVVAREPLDVPRDRHIAARANLPLSATQLSRGEPVLPTEYVTGPSGS; from the coding sequence ATGAACACAGCGGACCTTGGGCTGCCGGTGGATGTTCCCTCGACGGCGCTCTTCACGGACCAGTACGAGCTGACCATGCTCCAGGCGGCACTGAAGGCCGGTACGGCCGAACGGCGGAGCGTGTTCGAGGTCTTCACCCGGCGGCTGCCGGAAGGGCGCCGCTACGGCGTGGTGGCGGGGACCGGACGCGTCCTGGACGCGGTGGAGAACTTCCGCTTCGACGCGGACGTCCTCGCCTTCCTGCGCGAGCGGAACATCGTCGACGAGGAGACCCTGGCCTGGCTCGCCGACTACCGCTTCGGCGGGGACGTCTGGGGCTACCCCGAGGGCGAGGTCTACTTCCCCGGCTCGCCGGTCATGCGCGTCGAGGGCACCTTCGCCGAGTGCGTGCTGCTGGAGACGGTGATCCTCTCCATCCTCAACCACGACTCCGCGATCGCCGCGGCCGCCTCCCGGATGGCCTCGGCGGCCGGTGAGCGCCCGCTGATCGAGATGGGCGCCCGCCGCACCCACGAGCTGGCGGCGGTGGCCGCGTCCCGCGCGGCGTACGTCGGCGGCTTCGCGACCACCTCCGACCTGGCGGCCGGCTTCCGCTACGGCATCCCGACGGTCGGCACCTCGGCCCACGCCTTCACGCTGCTGCACGACCACGAGCGGGACGCCTTCCGCGCCCAGGTCGAGACCCTCGGCCGGGGCACCACGCTGCTCGTGGACACCTACGACGTCGCCGAGGCCGTGCGTACGGCGGTGGAGGTGGCCGGCCCGGAGCTGGGCGCGGTCCGCATCGACTCCGGCGACCTGCTGCTCGTCGCGCACCGGGTGCGCCAGCAGCTGGACGAGCTGGGCGCGACGAACACCAGGATCGTGGTCACCTCCGACCTCGACGAGTACGCGATCGCCTCCCTGGCCGCCGCCCCCGTGGACGCCTACGGTGTCGGCACCCAGCTGGTCACCGGCTCCGGGCACCCGACCTGCTCCATGGTCTACAAGCTGGTCGCCCGCGCCGAGTCCGGCGACCCGAAGGCGCCGCTGGTGCCGGTCGCGAAGAAGTCCAGCGGGGGCAAGGCCTCCGTCGGGGGCCGCAAGTGGGCGGCGCGCCGGCTGGACGAGGACGGGGTCGCCGAGGCCGAGGTCGTCGGCACCGGGCCGGTACCGACGGAGCTCGCGGACCGGCAGCTGCTGGTCGAGCTGATCAAGGGCGGGGACGTGGTCGCCCGCGAGCCGCTGGACGTGCCCCGGGACCGGCACATCGCCGCCCGCGCGAACCTCCCCCTGTCCGCCACCCAGCTGTCCCGCGGGGAACCCGTTCTTCCGACGGAGTACGTCACCGGGCCCTCGGGTAGCTAG
- the clpS gene encoding ATP-dependent Clp protease adapter ClpS — MTSPAPVEIERTESAEEVFAVPEPDVPWVTIVHNDPVNLMSYVTYVFQSYFGYTKDKATKLMLDVHHKGRAVVSSGTREEMERDVQAMHGYGLWATLQQDRK, encoded by the coding sequence GTGACGTCACCCGCGCCCGTAGAGATCGAACGCACCGAGTCGGCGGAGGAGGTCTTCGCCGTACCCGAACCCGACGTCCCCTGGGTCACCATCGTGCACAACGACCCGGTCAACCTCATGAGCTATGTGACGTACGTCTTCCAGTCGTACTTCGGCTACACCAAGGACAAGGCCACCAAGCTCATGCTCGACGTCCACCACAAGGGCCGGGCGGTCGTCTCCAGCGGCACCCGCGAGGAGATGGAGCGTGACGTGCAGGCGATGCACGGCTACGGCCTGTGGGCGACCCTCCAGCAGGACCGCAAGTAG
- a CDS encoding nicotinamidase: MRRALIVVDVQNDFCEGGSLAVSGGADVAAAITELIGQAAGTGYRHVVATRDRHIAPGGHFADNPDYVHSWPAHCVAGTEGVGFHPNFAPAVASGAIDAVFDKGAYSAAYSGFEGKDENDVSLADWLHDRRIDEVDVVGIATDHCVRATALDAVREGFRTQVLLDLTAGVAAETTERALEELREAGVELTGKPVVSG, encoded by the coding sequence ATGCGTCGCGCCTTGATCGTCGTGGATGTGCAGAACGACTTCTGCGAAGGGGGCAGCCTCGCGGTGTCCGGCGGCGCCGACGTCGCCGCCGCCATCACGGAACTGATCGGCCAGGCGGCCGGCACCGGATACCGGCACGTGGTCGCCACCCGCGACCGCCACATCGCCCCCGGCGGCCACTTCGCCGACAATCCCGACTACGTCCACTCCTGGCCCGCACACTGTGTCGCGGGCACGGAGGGCGTCGGCTTCCACCCCAACTTCGCCCCGGCCGTCGCCTCCGGCGCGATCGACGCGGTCTTCGACAAGGGCGCCTACTCGGCGGCCTACAGCGGCTTCGAGGGCAAGGACGAGAACGACGTCTCCCTGGCCGACTGGCTCCACGACCGCCGCATCGACGAGGTCGACGTGGTCGGCATAGCCACCGACCACTGCGTACGCGCCACCGCCCTGGACGCCGTCCGCGAGGGCTTCCGCACCCAGGTCCTGCTGGACCTCACGGCGGGGGTGGCGGCGGAGACGACGGAACGGGCACTGGAAGAGCTGCGGGAGGCGGGAGTGGAGCTGACCGGTAAGCCGGTGGTGAGCGGCTAG
- a CDS encoding DUF2017 domain-containing protein: protein MPGTFEPLPGGGAAVALDDVEISIIRSLAVQLLELIGPGPGADAPGDPLAELFAEGPSEPPADPVLRRLFPDAYSDPEQAPDSPADAEERRAHSAEFRRYTENDLRAGKRENALAVIRTLDALAPVDEGGAVLKLVPEESRRWLGALNDLRLAIGARLEITDEDDTDLLYRLPDEDPRKPMVMAYLWLGGLQETLVTTLMP from the coding sequence ATGCCCGGAACCTTCGAACCGCTTCCCGGCGGCGGCGCGGCCGTCGCGCTCGACGACGTCGAGATCTCCATCATCCGGTCGCTGGCCGTCCAGCTCCTGGAGCTCATCGGGCCCGGACCCGGCGCGGACGCCCCCGGGGACCCGCTCGCCGAGCTGTTCGCCGAGGGCCCGAGCGAGCCGCCCGCCGACCCGGTGCTCAGAAGGCTCTTCCCGGACGCCTACAGCGACCCGGAGCAGGCCCCCGACTCGCCCGCCGACGCCGAGGAGCGCCGGGCCCACTCCGCCGAGTTCCGCCGCTACACCGAGAACGACCTCAGGGCCGGCAAGCGGGAGAACGCGCTCGCCGTGATCCGCACCCTCGACGCGCTCGCCCCGGTGGACGAGGGCGGGGCGGTGCTGAAGCTGGTGCCGGAGGAGTCCAGGCGGTGGCTCGGCGCCCTGAACGACCTGCGGCTCGCGATCGGCGCCCGGCTGGAGATCACCGACGAGGACGACACCGATCTGCTCTACCGGCTCCCGGACGAGGATCCGCGCAAGCCGATGGTGATGGCCTATCTGTGGCTGGGCGGGCTCCAGGAGACCCTGGTGACCACCCTTATGCCCTGA